The proteins below come from a single Deltaproteobacteria bacterium genomic window:
- the ltrA gene encoding group II intron reverse transcriptase/maturase, producing the protein MLEALEKGVKGGVWFSLNDKVHRPQVLLEAWQQVRGKGRAVGSDQQSLEQFEEQLTKNLAKLEEELRTGTYRPRPIRRTYIDKPGSKDKRPLGIPTVRDKVVQTALKMVIEPIFEHEFMDTSFGFRPGIGCKDALRSVERLLRAGNTWVVDADLKSYFETIGHERLMKEVQQRIADSRVLELIESFLKQQILQDLKLWTPETGSPQGAVISPLLSNIYLHEVDKVMKTEGYEMVRYADDFVILCKSQPEAQAALTRVNELVQARGLTLHADKTSLVNTQQAGQSFDFLGYHFEKGTRWPRKKSMKKFKDTIRRKTKRSNGRSIAEIIDEVNKTSVGWFEYFKHSHWTTFKPLDGWIRRRLRSILRGYSKGKGISRGKDNIRWPNKYFQDLGYFSLYNAHRALLQSS; encoded by the coding sequence ATGCTGGAGGCCCTGGAAAAGGGGGTGAAAGGAGGCGTTTGGTTCAGCCTGAATGACAAGGTACACCGGCCCCAAGTCCTTCTGGAGGCATGGCAACAGGTCAGAGGCAAAGGTCGCGCGGTAGGATCGGACCAACAAAGTCTGGAACAGTTTGAGGAGCAACTGACGAAGAACCTGGCAAAACTTGAAGAGGAACTGCGCACCGGTACATATCGGCCCAGGCCGATACGTCGCACCTACATCGACAAGCCCGGCAGCAAGGACAAGCGGCCGCTGGGAATACCGACGGTGCGGGACAAAGTGGTGCAGACAGCGCTCAAGATGGTCATCGAACCGATCTTCGAGCATGAGTTCATGGACACCAGCTTTGGCTTCCGGCCCGGCATAGGGTGCAAGGATGCCCTTCGAAGCGTCGAGCGATTGCTCAGGGCAGGCAACACGTGGGTAGTGGACGCCGACCTTAAGAGCTACTTTGAAACCATCGGGCATGAACGCCTGATGAAAGAGGTGCAACAGCGCATCGCTGACAGCCGCGTACTGGAATTGATCGAAAGCTTTCTCAAACAGCAGATTTTGCAAGACCTGAAACTGTGGACGCCGGAAACGGGCTCGCCACAAGGGGCGGTGATCAGCCCGCTGCTGTCCAACATTTATCTGCACGAGGTGGACAAGGTCATGAAGACGGAGGGATACGAGATGGTTCGCTATGCGGACGATTTCGTCATCCTGTGCAAGAGCCAGCCAGAAGCTCAAGCGGCATTGACGCGGGTGAACGAACTGGTCCAAGCTCGGGGTCTGACCCTGCACGCGGACAAAACCAGTTTGGTTAACACACAACAAGCCGGCCAGAGCTTCGACTTTCTCGGCTATCACTTTGAGAAGGGCACCCGCTGGCCGCGCAAGAAGAGCATGAAGAAATTCAAAGACACCATTCGCCGTAAGACCAAACGCAGCAATGGCCGCAGTATTGCGGAGATCATCGATGAGGTCAACAAAACGAGCGTAGGATGGTTTGAATACTTCAAGCACAGCCATTGGACGACCTTCAAGCCACTGGACGGCTGGATAAGACGCAGGCTCAGAAGTATCCTGCGGGGCTACAGCAAAGGCAAAGGGATTAGCCGGGGCAAGGACAACATACGATGGCCAAACAAATACTTTCAGGACCTTGGGTATTTTAGCCTTTATAATGCCCATCGCGCCTTGCTTCAGTCCTCATGA
- a CDS encoding 4Fe-4S dicluster domain-containing protein: MMADRIDPDLMTQLKKFGLSDATECFNCGNCTAVCALSSESTPFPRKVIRYLQLGLKSKLAGSVEPWLCYYCGDCSKTCPRQANPGEVMMGLRRFLTASYDWTGISRLFYTSKIFEVLSLLVVAALVGLGFYFFHGPMLTDRVALNVFAPNTTIEILDLIMLGVLSFFLLSNAYRMSKAVMADGPAAGPESRPKGIFGIPLLVYAREAKEFILQFTTQKRFNACGTPSQRTQWLVHLLIMTGYSTVFLLVVVGIRWFQRDEIYPLWHPIRLLGYYSTFAILYGVTYALVGRIRKSKTVYQHSHSSDWVFLIMLWLTAFSGILIHFAQLLVMPLTTYFIYVIHLMIAVPMLVIEVPFAKWTHQLYRPLVLYLTKVKERALQEETESETIIAVPKANLAEMG; this comes from the coding sequence ATGATGGCTGACCGGATTGATCCTGATTTGATGACCCAATTAAAAAAGTTCGGCCTGTCCGATGCCACGGAATGCTTCAATTGCGGCAATTGCACGGCCGTCTGCGCTTTGTCTTCGGAATCCACCCCCTTCCCCAGGAAGGTCATCCGCTATTTGCAGTTGGGCTTAAAATCCAAACTGGCCGGGAGCGTGGAACCCTGGCTCTGTTATTACTGCGGCGACTGTTCCAAAACCTGTCCGCGGCAGGCCAATCCGGGGGAAGTCATGATGGGGCTCCGCCGATTTCTGACTGCATCTTATGACTGGACCGGCATTTCGCGCCTTTTCTATACCTCAAAAATATTTGAAGTCCTGTCGCTTTTGGTGGTAGCCGCCCTGGTGGGCCTGGGCTTTTATTTCTTTCACGGTCCCATGCTGACCGATCGTGTGGCCTTAAATGTCTTTGCCCCCAACACGACCATTGAGATCCTGGACCTGATTATGCTGGGCGTCCTGTCTTTTTTCCTCTTGAGCAATGCTTACCGGATGTCAAAAGCCGTTATGGCCGACGGGCCGGCAGCCGGACCGGAGTCTCGGCCCAAAGGGATATTCGGGATCCCTTTGTTAGTTTATGCCAGGGAGGCCAAGGAATTCATCCTTCAGTTTACGACCCAGAAGAGATTTAACGCTTGCGGGACCCCCTCGCAAAGGACCCAGTGGCTGGTCCATCTACTGATCATGACCGGATACTCCACCGTCTTTCTGCTGGTGGTGGTGGGCATCCGTTGGTTTCAACGGGATGAAATCTATCCTTTATGGCACCCCATCCGGTTGCTGGGCTATTATTCCACCTTTGCCATCCTCTACGGTGTCACTTACGCCCTGGTCGGCAGGATCAGGAAAAGCAAAACCGTTTACCAGCATTCCCATTCATCGGACTGGGTCTTTTTAATCATGCTTTGGCTGACCGCTTTCAGCGGCATCTTGATTCACTTTGCCCAGTTGCTGGTTATGCCTCTGACCACCTACTTTATCTATGTCATTCACCTGATGATCGCTGTCCCTATGCTGGTCATTGAAGTCCCTTTTGCCAAGTGGACCCACCAGCTTTACAGGCCCCTGGTCCTTTATCTGACGAAAGTCAAGGAAAGGGCTCTGCAGGAGGAAACTGAATCCG